The Nomia melanderi isolate GNS246 chromosome 3, iyNomMela1, whole genome shotgun sequence genomic interval AATGTGTACTATGTATGGAATATAAAGATTAATTATTGTTGCCTAGGCAGGTAATGTGGTAACTGGAGAAATGGTAGAAGAGCTGATACTCTCTGGAGCTGATGTAATAAAAGTTGGAATTGGCCCTGGATCTGTGTGCACTACACGAATGAAGACAGGTGTAGGATACCCACAACTGAGTGCTGTCATTGAATGTGCAGATGCAGCTCATGGCTTGAAGGGGCACATAATATCggtaaatttgtttatttgtttaccTTTAAGGGAGACACCACCTATAGACATCCTAAACATAGGTAAACTTCAGGAATGTTTTGTTGATAactattaagtgaaaacttctgatttttttcactataaatatggatttataaataaaaatatattatttaaaatgtagttatcaacaaaaaaattcctaaagtttacctatGTTTAGGACACCTATAGGTGGTATCCCCCCTTAAGTGATTGTTGTAGAAATATGATTGTTCTGTTATATAATTCCAAAGACGTTTCTTCTTAGGATGGAGGTTGTACTTGTCCTGGGGATTTAGCAAAGGCTTTTGGAGCTGGTGCAGATTTTGTGATGGCAGGTGGTATGTTTGCTGGTCACGATGAATGTGGCGGAGAAGTTATagagaaaaatgggaaaaaattcaaattattctatGGTATGGCTTCAAGCACTGCGATGGAGAAGCATGCTGGAGGGGTTGCAGAATATAGGTATGTGGTATActtgataaaataattgtgaCATACtacattttcttaattttaatcaatttgtattCCTTTTTAGATCTTCAGAAGGAAAAACTGTACAAGTGCCTTATAAAGGTTTAGTAGAAAATACTATTCTTGACATGCTAGGTGGTTTACGTTCTGCATGCACGTACACAGGTGCACAACGATTACGTGAATTACCTCGCCGCGCTACATTCATACGTTGTACACAACAGTTAAACCCTATGTATGGTCCACCACCAGAACTTTGAAGTTttctcaataatttaatttattgcaaaccaaatttaaaaagaatgcTTTACTTATTGAAGtcgattattaaattaatattacttgctggcaaataatatttgtataaaatcttCGAGGCTTTAATTAACATAGATAAACATATGCTGTGAGAATAGTTTTTTCGAACTACGTTTGAATTTAATGAGTTCAAACAGAGCAATGAATGCTTAAAgcacaaatatacattttattatattatttgtatattttctataaataatgcaCATTTCATTGTGTACAGAAGCATTTGTATTGTTATactatttaacaaaaaaaaacacgaaagttataattcatcaaatgaacaattaattttagcaaaatatttaaaattgccatatttccaaataattttgtgcaattacatagtttatattttaaaagagttaattaaatatatatttgtatataaaacaagtttactaataatatatacGTGTTTGTAGTACAAAATACTTTGATATATTACCTTATTCAGTATTTGAATGCCAAGTAAAGAAttagattctataaaatattgaaaactggAATGCTGAAATAATTATGTTACCATTACTTTATGTGTAATAAAATTAGcaaatataatttgttaaacaaagttcataatttttttcttagaaACAAACCTCTTTACAAACCTTTACAAATTTATTCGTttccttttataaattttatttacaatactaATTGATTTCTCTCAGTAGAAGTATAGGAAAGTGCATGTCACGTTTGCTCctgaaacattgttattattttttatacattggtttatcatattatatattatatttaaaaatgacatGTTCAAAATGCAGttcatattaaatacatttaaattgtttgtttaattcAGGATACaaaaagatttcattttttatatggctttaagtaggtaatatttatttttacttactTCAATAAACTGCAATGGGTATATACAAAATACACTGCCCGAACACATACATTACATATAAATTGTCTTACTGTAcaatagtataaaataaaataaatttctatcatTTACATAGTTGGTGTTATATTTTAGATACTATAAACTTTTCAGTCATAtttatccaaattttaaaacGTGATAATACGTGTAATAGATTCAGTGTCTTggtaaaaaattattgataaagtGGAAATAAAATCATACCAAACCAGTGCCGTTTTAACTGACTACTGAAACAAAAAgagtaaatcaaatttaaagatTTACCAACTAATCATTTATacataatactatgaaaacgtaaggtgacattaattttttaattttattaattgcatGGATGTCAGATACAACcaaggaaaattatatttttataatgtcatatttttacaaaattttgttagaagtatattattgttatattatatatgcatatacactaagtcatttaaataacaaattgtattaataacataactaaaaattattatattatttaataatgaacaatatttataatttcatcctgaaaattaaatgtattcacatctaaataaaataaagatttctaGAATTTATATaacgatattattttatgaataaaaaattcgtgtcgaatacattatttattatgtgtATATAATGAAGTATATAATGATGTTGTTTacctttgaaaaaaaaaatgtaatacttCCTCATTGAAGAAAAAGTGCAAATTATAAGacattattcaataataatatttgtctaTAACTatgtgtttaataaatttataactgAAGAAATGGTAAATAATGATAAAGGGATGATTGTTTTTACTTTCAtgaatttcaagtttaattatATACATGGTCAAATTGTTGTTTCAACTAAATGTAAGTAAAATATGTTGGTCATTACTTTCGTAAATAGGTCTCCTTTTAACAATGTACACACAGAGCAAATAATATTAAGTACAGATATGATAAACAATCGCGAaacatatgttttataatttgctAATCgctagaaataatatataaattttttgtttctgattTTTGACATTCAGTTTTAACAGAtagacatatttaaatattggaaatatatgaattcaatatttgtaaaataaagtaatttggAAGTCATTGTTTTACATGACTAGTAAAACTCGCCAAtgattatctattattattattattatcatcatctattactattattattattaaattcacgtgaataatcattcaataatattaataaacaatatatatgATCATACAAATTATGTTAAGAAACAGTGATTTGATATGCCATCCATAACTCTCCAGTTTTGCAGGTCCTGACTCCTTTGAATATAAACATAGATTgctgaataaaaaattttaaacagtagATCCCCTTGATGAGATTTATCGAAGCACGGGTATACACATTCCTACATTTGGCAGCTCCAAAAATCTAAAAATAGTAGTGGTACTTGATAAAAAAATGCAAAGGAACCAAGgtaaaattgtatttagtaTTGTTATAATAGTATGTATATGTGTACGTAGACCACCATATGTATATCATATTTTCTTGCATACATAATAAGTAAAACAATCTTAGCTGTCTTTACAGCCATTTACGCTAttaatgttttgtaatttactGAAGGGAAATGTTTTATGAATGAGACagtgaaacataaataaatgacatATTGAAATAAGTATCTAAATGTTTctcttattaatacattttaaggATAATTTTTAGTATCTTTAATGATAAATGGGAAGCATAGTATGGACATTGTTGTTGATTCCTCGTTCCTGTTTCTGACCTGCCGCATCACCTGCcagtttcaatttatattacaatcaGGTGTTATGGAACAAAAATACATACAATAGTAtagaagtaaatatatatatatatataagtaaaacACAAGTAGACATCATGCCAATACTAATGTTAAAATTCTGGCATTTCTCAGTTACTTAAAATTAAACCATGAGTATCCtacaatatgtatatatctttgtgtataaaaaaaacacaaaatattatggtataaataaaacatagtCGATTCTAATGTCATTTTTTAAAGTGTATGGACTTTGCGAAGCGATTAACTATCGTAATTTATTGTAAACAGTATATGAAGTTACAGCAGGCATTAACCGCATCCCGTTGGGAAACTATCTGAAAACTATctgaaataaacaaacaattataataaaacacaTGAATCATACGCAACtataaatttactttcaaaggtgtaaaatatattgttttaataaccAGAGAAAATATCAATGTATCAcgaatttatcaattttatgaacattcaaCTCCCTGAAAGTATCAACAGTCATCAGCGCGCATATAACATACCCTTCTTCTTACACCATTGATTttcataataaacaataaatatcaagccaatataaatataagtgaTATAATAGTGTAtgataaaatcatatataattaacacgttcaatccGCTGTAAcggataataattaaatttcatagacACAATTGTACATCATCGATAAATTGAAACCGCTAAACATCAACTAGACAACTTTTATGTACGTCAACCGGTTAGAAATAGGCTGCGGGTTGAACgtactaaaaaataaatattgtatatgcaTGGGTGAATATCACATTAACGCTAAATTATGTTGTGTGCGTGTGTTACATACTTCACAAAATAGTAGTAATCATGTGTCGTGAGTAGAAAATAgtaaatttgatttcatttaCTTGTAAGTTAATACTGTAAGATTTATATATAACAAGTGCAGTAatcatagtaataataatgatgacagtaatgatgatgataatggcaacaataataataagaataatgagaataataataataatagtaatataataatagtgataataacaacaacaacaataataacaacatatgcataatattcatgaaatatgaCTATACTTGTCTAGTTTTTATATACGCCATGTATGACAATCACATCGACAAGAATTTCAACTACAAAGTTTTCTTGGCATACAATCTTCttttatacttaaaaataattCGGGCTACGAGACATTTCTAAATTAGATGATCCGtatcgaattaaatttcattgagaaaCTTTGCACTTGAATTCCATTAGTGTTTTAGATACGAAAcgaatgttttttaataattttttaaaacatttatttataatgtgatAAACAGTTTTTAAAAGATTCCTCAAAGTATTTGAACATTACATGTTTTAGTGCACTCAATTTTACATTGACTTAATATAAAAGCGAATGTTAGAAGAAACTGTATGAtacaaaaagtatatttaatactattataaaaattcatgaatttaTCGCTAACGTCAAAGTAGAATTACTAATGAACTgccaatatatttttgttataatattaaaaagaaacttttatattatacaatttcttGACTAtgtgttatattaattaaaaatgaatacttACAGTTTAGGTTCTCCTCGATGGAAGTTTAACTTTCTGAATTCGTTTGTGAATAGGGGTAGTTTTGATAGCCAGTTGGAAAAGACGGATTTTGTTGGCCAGCTTGTGGTTGTGTGTTAGATCCAGCTCCCGCCGCTGCATAATAATTTGCCGGTGTGGAACCAGGATTTATTGCCGGGTAATTTCCATAAGCTTGTGGAAAAGCGTTAGGAGCTGCACCTGCCGGACCTGATTGCCCCTGCATATTTTGCTGCATTTGTTGTTGAGCCATTTGATTATTCTGCATTCCCAACTGAAAAATTGAACATATTACTTTATCGTATTATaatcactttgattcattttcTTCTCTTATATTCAGCTTTCAATATACCTTTCCCGCTTTCATTTGAGCTTCTATAGCTTCGGCTTCTTTTATTTTACCGATACTTCTATAGTACTCTGCCCATTGTGCACTATAATCTGCTTGACCTCCATTTTGAGTAGCTCCTGTTTGTTGTTGTTGCGGTTGTGTTTGCTGTGGTTGTGGAGCTGGTCCAGCATTACCCGTTGTTGAAGCATTAGCTTGACTTGGTGCATTTCCTGCAGACATAGATACTCTAAACATACATTCAAGCTTTGTGTATATCAAAATAAGATGACTGTAGTTTACCGGATTGTTGATTGTGGTCTTGTTTCCCCTGTTTTGCCTGTTGTTCTATCATATCTGCTTCCCTGTGCATACCTAACGACCTGTAATATTCTGCCCATTGTGCACTGTAATCTGGTTGCCCTGTTTGTGGATTTACTTGAACAGGAGCTTGGTTTGCTGTGCCTTTAACAACAgatcattatataatttaattttagtacTCGTgccattttaatggaaaacaaaGATAGATGTACTTGTATCTGCAGTTTGTGGTTGATTTGGCCATGCCTGATAGGCTGTTCCAGCATTCCAAGTTGGATTGTATCCTATTGCACCTTGTGTACTTGTGAACGATGTGTTAGCTGGAGCCTTgtgtataattaataagaaaataatatatagtgTTTTTGTCACATGTACACTTAGCAGTTATGTCATCACAATATTTACCATGCCCAGTTTTTCACTGAATATTCTTTTCGCGTGTTCCACTTGTTCAGGATTACCtcgaattatgaaaattttctcattttcattacTTTGATTTCTTCTATCTAATTCACAATGTGCTCCAGTTTGCTGATTGATTTGCTTGATGGTTTCACCACCTATGACGATTAGAATGAATGGTTACACTGTTGTATTATAGATGTTAAGGTTGTTACATTATATCAAAATAcgttcaattataaatattggaaCTTTACCTTTCCCAATGATAATACCACATTTCGAGGATGGAACAGTAAATGTGGTTTCTATCTTATCTTGCATAGGTCCTCCTTGACGTCTATCCCATCCACCATATTCATTTGGATTACGGTTACCGCCAAATCCGTTGCCTCTTGGACCACTTCTTGCATTCATGTTACCTCTACCATCATCTCTTCTCTAgagataaaaaatatagattgatatatacagggtgattcGCGGAATTATTACAAGCCATATCTGTTTTGTGGTTGaagttgaaaagaaatattacaggATAAAAATGAATGGTATaatattctacatatatttacagccataaatttttatatgcaCGTGCCTTCGGCAGTAACactattctttttaaattggaaTCTCTTTCTTTATAtgagttatttatatatatataaaatatcagaaTAAGATTGATTAATGTAAAGTGTCATATTTACCATTACGCTATCAATAAGTTCTTGAATACGTTGACGAACTTGTTCTACTGCTTGATGCTTTCCAGACAGTATACATTTTCTGTCGCCAGGACCATCTTCTCTTCCCTGTTGAAACTGTACTCTTGCACCAGTTTCTGCctgtatttttttaatcataTCTCCACCTTTACCAATGACAACACCTACTGCTGCTCTTGGAACAAGTACCTaataaatgaatgta includes:
- the Psi gene encoding P-element somatic inhibitor isoform X2, whose translation is MSDYSAVAPPQNFSQSSAFAAALQRAKQIAAKINPASAQNNQDAKLKRPLEDGSEPEAKKIASLVADPLIGLRGPPGSNSLGDSNNQSGRAGQAGSSGPLGNVGGICNEDIRVPDKMVGLIIGRGGEQITRLQSETGCKIQMAPESGGLPERVCTLTGSREAVNRAKELVLSIVNQRSRTEGIGDMNMSGSGSGMMGHPGFVEIMIPGPKVGLIIGKGGETIKQLQEKSGAKMVVIQEGPSQEQEKPLRITGDPQKVEYAKQLVYELIAEKEMQMFHRGARGSERSGNYSNDSSFNHGSGTTDGVEVLVPRAAVGVVIGKGGDMIKKIQAETGARVQFQQGREDGPGDRKCILSGKHQAVEQVRQRIQELIDSVMRRDDGRGNMNARSGPRGNGFGGNRNPNEYGGWDRRQGGPMQDKIETTFTVPSSKCGIIIGKGGETIKQINQQTGAHCELDRRNQSNENEKIFIIRGNPEQVEHAKRIFSEKLGMAPANTSFTSTQGAIGYNPTWNAGTAYQAWPNQPQTADTSTANQAPVQVNPQTGQPDYSAQWAEYYRSLGMHREADMIEQQAKQGKQDHNQQSGNAPSQANASTTGNAGPAPQPQQTQPQQQQTGATQNGGQADYSAQWAEYYRSIGKIKEAEAIEAQMKAGKLGMQNNQMAQQQMQQNMQGQSGPAGAAPNAFPQAYGNYPAINPGSTPANYYAAAGAGSNTQPQAGQQNPSFPTGYQNYPYSQTNSES
- the LOC116431857 gene encoding GMP reductase 1, producing MPNIIYDIKLDFKDVLLRPKRSTLKSRSDVDLFREITFRNSKQTYKGIPVMASNMDTVGTFEMAKALSKYGLFTTIHKYYTAEEWKNFAIEHPNCLKNVAASSGTGKEDYERLSSVLATVPELSFICLDVANGYSQHFVEYVRKVRLEYPNHTIIAGNVVTGEMVEELILSGADVIKVGIGPGSVCTTRMKTGVGYPQLSAVIECADAAHGLKGHIISDGGCTCPGDLAKAFGAGADFVMAGGMFAGHDECGGEVIEKNGKKFKLFYGMASSTAMEKHAGGVAEYRSSEGKTVQVPYKGLVENTILDMLGGLRSACTYTGAQRLRELPRRATFIRCTQQLNPMYGPPPEL
- the Psi gene encoding P-element somatic inhibitor isoform X1, encoding MSDYSAVAPPQNFSQSSAFAAALQRAKQIAAKINPASAQNNQDAKLKRPLEDGSDIDQIILIEPEAKKIASLVADPLIGLRGPPGSNSLGDSNNQSGRAGQAGSSGPLGNVGGICNEDIRVPDKMVGLIIGRGGEQITRLQSETGCKIQMAPESGGLPERVCTLTGSREAVNRAKELVLSIVNQRSRTEGIGDMNMSGSGSGMMGHPGFVEIMIPGPKVGLIIGKGGETIKQLQEKSGAKMVVIQEGPSQEQEKPLRITGDPQKVEYAKQLVYELIAEKEMQMFHRGARGSERSGNYSNDSSFNHGSGTTDGVEVLVPRAAVGVVIGKGGDMIKKIQAETGARVQFQQGREDGPGDRKCILSGKHQAVEQVRQRIQELIDSVMRRDDGRGNMNARSGPRGNGFGGNRNPNEYGGWDRRQGGPMQDKIETTFTVPSSKCGIIIGKGGETIKQINQQTGAHCELDRRNQSNENEKIFIIRGNPEQVEHAKRIFSEKLGMAPANTSFTSTQGAIGYNPTWNAGTAYQAWPNQPQTADTSTANQAPVQVNPQTGQPDYSAQWAEYYRSLGMHREADMIEQQAKQGKQDHNQQSGNAPSQANASTTGNAGPAPQPQQTQPQQQQTGATQNGGQADYSAQWAEYYRSIGKIKEAEAIEAQMKAGKLGMQNNQMAQQQMQQNMQGQSGPAGAAPNAFPQAYGNYPAINPGSTPANYYAAAGAGSNTQPQAGQQNPSFPTGYQNYPYSQTNSES